In Vogesella indigofera, a single window of DNA contains:
- a CDS encoding hydrolase, with translation MLIDKERATLLVVDIQEKLLPAVLDAEGMLARCRWLIAAAHDVGLPVVFSEQYPQGLGHTSPLLLAAAPGATVVSKLHFSCVASQCLPPDLLQRPQVVVCGMETHVCVLQTVLDLLAHGKQVFVVVDAVSSRSQIDRDVGLQRMRDAGAVLVTREMVLFEALKVSGTELFRQMSKRYLVGAQPS, from the coding sequence ATGCTGATCGACAAGGAACGGGCCACCCTGTTGGTGGTGGACATCCAGGAAAAACTGCTGCCGGCGGTGCTGGATGCCGAAGGGATGCTGGCGCGCTGCCGCTGGCTGATTGCGGCGGCGCACGACGTCGGGCTGCCGGTGGTGTTTTCCGAGCAGTATCCGCAGGGACTGGGGCATACCTCGCCGTTGCTGCTGGCTGCGGCACCGGGTGCGACGGTGGTGAGCAAGCTGCACTTTTCGTGCGTCGCCAGCCAGTGCCTGCCGCCGGACTTGCTGCAGCGGCCGCAGGTGGTGGTGTGCGGCATGGAGACCCATGTCTGCGTGCTGCAGACGGTGCTGGACTTGTTGGCGCACGGCAAGCAGGTGTTCGTGGTGGTGGATGCGGTGTCCAGCCGCAGCCAGATTGATCGCGACGTCGGCCTGCAGCGCATGCGCGATGCCGGCGCGGTGCTGGTGACGCGCGAGATGGTGTTGTTCGAGGCGCTGAAGGTGTCCGGCACCGAGCTGTTCCGCCAGATGAGCAAGCGTTACCTGGTGGGCGCGCAGCCGTCCTGA
- the purM gene encoding phosphoribosylformylglycinamidine cyclo-ligase gives MNTTSLSYRDAGVDIDAGDALVENIKPFAKRTMRPEVLGGLGGFGALVEISKKYKEPVLVSGTDGVGTKLKLAFDWNQHDTVGIDLVAMSVNDILVQGAEPLFFLDYFACGKLDVPQATDVIKGIAQGCEQAGCALIGGETAEMPGMYPVGEYDLAGFAVGVVEKSKVITGRDIKPGDVVLGLKSNGVHSNGYSLVRKIIDRAQPDLDAEFDGGKTLRQAVIAPTRIYVKPLLALMEKLTVKGMAHITGGGITENTPRVLPENTVAQIDAGSWELPKLFQWLQAEGNVDAQEMYRTFNCGIGMVVIVDAADADAAAAFLTEQGETVSRIGVIRARNGDEHQTQVA, from the coding sequence TTGAATACCACGTCCCTCAGTTACCGCGATGCCGGTGTCGATATTGATGCCGGTGACGCGCTCGTCGAAAACATCAAGCCGTTTGCCAAACGCACCATGCGTCCCGAAGTCCTCGGTGGCCTCGGCGGTTTCGGCGCACTGGTGGAAATCTCCAAGAAATACAAGGAGCCGGTGCTGGTTTCCGGCACGGACGGTGTCGGTACCAAGTTGAAGCTGGCCTTCGACTGGAACCAGCATGATACCGTCGGCATCGACCTGGTGGCCATGAGTGTCAACGACATTCTGGTACAGGGCGCCGAGCCGTTGTTCTTCTTGGACTACTTTGCCTGCGGCAAGCTGGATGTGCCGCAAGCCACCGATGTGATCAAGGGTATTGCCCAGGGTTGCGAACAAGCGGGCTGCGCACTGATCGGCGGTGAAACCGCCGAAATGCCGGGCATGTACCCGGTGGGTGAATACGACCTCGCCGGCTTTGCCGTCGGCGTGGTGGAAAAGAGCAAGGTCATCACCGGTCGCGACATCAAGCCGGGCGACGTTGTACTCGGCCTGAAATCCAACGGCGTGCACTCCAACGGCTACAGCCTGGTACGCAAGATCATCGATCGCGCGCAGCCGGATTTGGACGCCGAGTTCGACGGCGGCAAGACCCTGCGTCAGGCCGTCATCGCGCCGACCCGCATCTACGTCAAGCCGCTCTTGGCGCTGATGGAGAAGCTGACCGTGAAGGGCATGGCGCACATCACCGGTGGCGGTATCACCGAAAACACCCCGCGCGTGCTGCCGGAAAACACCGTGGCGCAGATCGACGCGGGCAGCTGGGAACTGCCTAAGCTGTTCCAGTGGTTGCAGGCGGAAGGCAATGTCGATGCCCAGGAAATGTATCGCACCTTCAACTGCGGTATCGGCATGGTGGTGATCGTGGACGCGGCCGATGCCGACGCCGCGGCCGCCTTCCTGACCGAGCAGGGTGAAACCGTATCGCGCATCGGGGTGATCCGTGCGCGTAACGGTGACGAGCATCAGACCCAGGTTGCCTGA
- a CDS encoding HAD family hydrolase — protein MNLALFDLDNTLIIGDSDSEWPKFLIKRGILDAEHHARQNDYFYEQYKAGTLDIYEFLDFQLAPLTRFSRSELDTLHAEYMEEHIKPIIPQKARALLAAHFAQGDEVMIITATNRFITGPIARELGVEHLIAVELEEDGNGNFTGKPSGTPSFQAGKITRLNEWLAARGETLDSYDKVFFYSDSRNDLPLLSIVSNPVAVDADDTLKAHAEAHGWPVITLRD, from the coding sequence ATGAATCTTGCCCTGTTTGACCTGGACAACACCCTGATCATTGGCGACTCCGACAGCGAATGGCCGAAATTCCTGATCAAACGCGGCATCCTCGACGCCGAGCACCACGCGCGGCAGAACGACTACTTCTACGAGCAGTACAAAGCCGGCACGCTGGACATCTACGAATTCCTCGACTTCCAGCTGGCGCCGCTGACCCGCTTCTCGCGCAGCGAGCTGGACACCCTGCACGCCGAGTACATGGAAGAGCACATCAAGCCCATCATCCCGCAAAAGGCGCGTGCGCTGCTGGCGGCGCACTTTGCCCAGGGCGACGAGGTAATGATCATCACCGCCACCAACCGCTTCATCACCGGCCCCATCGCCCGCGAACTGGGTGTGGAACACCTGATCGCGGTGGAGCTGGAAGAAGACGGCAACGGCAACTTCACTGGCAAGCCGAGCGGCACCCCCAGCTTCCAGGCCGGCAAGATCACCCGTCTCAACGAATGGTTGGCCGCACGCGGCGAAACGTTGGACAGCTACGACAAGGTGTTCTTCTACAGCGACTCGCGCAACGACCTGCCACTGTTGTCCATCGTCAGCAACCCGGTGGCGGTCGATGCCGACGACACCCTGAAGGCGCACGCCGAAGCCCACGGCTGGCCGGTAATCACCCTGCGCGACTGA
- a CDS encoding Nudix family hydrolase, which yields MSESKPVISVVAGALMHADGSFMLGSRPAGKPYAGYWEFPGGKVEPGETPLAALVREFREEMGIEVRHATPWLTRTHHYEHASVHLRFFRIWAWQGTPQPHEGQSFAWQTPGHHSVTPMLPANDPVLRSLQLPDVLQISCVSECGRDHTLEVLAQRDNPGWVMVREPQKSREQLADFVAEVADIVHPRGGKLLVNTDPAWIKGWPVDGLHLNSQRLAALDERPPHLAWVGASAHSSAELARAAALGLDYALLGHVQPTASHPQQAALGWDGFARLLQDEIPLPVFAIGGLQAADLAHARQHGAHGIALMRGAWR from the coding sequence ATGTCTGAATCCAAACCTGTCATTTCCGTTGTCGCCGGTGCGCTGATGCACGCCGACGGCAGCTTCATGCTCGGCAGCCGGCCGGCCGGCAAACCCTACGCCGGCTACTGGGAATTCCCCGGCGGCAAGGTCGAGCCCGGCGAAACGCCGCTGGCCGCACTGGTGCGCGAATTCCGCGAGGAAATGGGTATCGAGGTCCGCCACGCCACGCCGTGGCTGACACGCACCCACCACTACGAGCACGCCTCGGTGCACCTGCGCTTCTTCCGCATCTGGGCGTGGCAAGGCACACCGCAGCCGCACGAGGGGCAGTCCTTTGCCTGGCAGACGCCGGGCCATCACAGCGTCACGCCGATGCTGCCGGCCAACGACCCGGTGCTGCGCTCATTGCAACTGCCGGACGTGCTGCAGATCAGCTGTGTCAGCGAGTGCGGCCGCGACCACACGCTGGAAGTCCTGGCGCAACGCGACAATCCGGGCTGGGTCATGGTGCGCGAGCCGCAAAAGAGCCGCGAACAGCTGGCCGACTTTGTCGCCGAAGTGGCCGACATCGTCCACCCCAGAGGCGGCAAGCTGCTGGTCAACACCGATCCGGCGTGGATCAAGGGCTGGCCGGTGGACGGCCTGCACCTGAACAGCCAAAGGTTGGCCGCACTGGACGAACGGCCGCCGCACCTGGCCTGGGTCGGCGCCTCCGCCCACAGCAGCGCGGAACTGGCACGCGCCGCCGCACTCGGCCTCGACTACGCGCTGCTCGGCCACGTGCAGCCTACCGCCAGCCACCCGCAGCAAGCGGCACTGGGCTGGGACGGCTTTGCCCGACTGCTGCAGGACGAGATCCCGCTGCCGGTATTCGCCATCGGCGGCCTGCAGGCGGCGGATCTGGCGCACGCCCGCCAGCACGGCGCACACGGCATCGCGCTGATGCGGGGAGCGTGGCGATGA
- a CDS encoding GNAT family N-acetyltransferase, which yields MPIDTFRTATSDDADAIADLVNRAYRPPAGAAGWTHESELVAGARIDAGQVRLTLAQHNSHILLGLQQTRLCACVNVMADGDGCYIGMLAVDPALQASGLGKQMLAHAEQFARQHFQASYCHMTVLSARPELLAYYLRRGYHQTGEYQPFPHDANAGTPLRADLRIEVLRKTLTD from the coding sequence ATGCCGATCGACACTTTCCGTACCGCCACCAGCGACGATGCCGATGCCATCGCCGATCTCGTCAACCGTGCCTACCGCCCGCCAGCCGGTGCGGCCGGCTGGACGCATGAAAGCGAGCTGGTCGCCGGCGCGCGGATCGATGCCGGACAAGTGCGGCTCACGCTGGCGCAACACAACTCCCACATCCTGCTGGGGCTGCAGCAGACGCGGCTGTGTGCCTGCGTCAACGTGATGGCGGACGGCGACGGCTGCTATATCGGCATGCTGGCGGTGGACCCGGCACTCCAGGCCAGCGGGCTGGGCAAGCAGATGCTGGCCCACGCCGAACAGTTCGCGCGGCAGCACTTCCAGGCCAGCTACTGCCACATGACGGTGCTGTCGGCACGGCCGGAGCTGCTGGCCTACTATCTGCGCCGCGGCTACCACCAGACCGGTGAGTACCAGCCCTTCCCGCACGACGCCAACGCCGGCACGCCGCTGCGCGCCGACCTGCGGATCGAAGTGCTGCGCAAAACCCTGACCGACTGA
- a CDS encoding ATP-binding protein — protein sequence MDRLEAFLTRAEAMLARLEPLLPPAVPATDWSAPAFRWRRLGASAWLEAIHQPHSVALEELIHIERQKQRLLRNTEQFLAGRPANNVLLTGARGTGKSSLIKALLGQYAAQGLRVIEVDKAQLPDLAQIVDAVAARPERFILFCDDLSFEEGEDSYKALKSALDGGLSHRAANLLVYATSNRRHLMPEKASENREGWLKDGEIHPGETTEEKVSLSDRFGLWLSFYPFDQDAYLAAVAGWLAHFGLKHGKHSERAALQWSQLRGSRSGRVAYQFACDWAGRSSKERRAE from the coding sequence ATGGACCGACTCGAAGCCTTTCTCACCCGCGCCGAAGCGATGCTGGCACGGCTGGAGCCACTGCTGCCACCGGCCGTACCGGCCACCGACTGGAGCGCGCCGGCGTTCCGCTGGCGCCGCCTCGGTGCCAGCGCCTGGCTGGAGGCCATCCACCAGCCGCACAGCGTGGCGCTGGAGGAGCTGATCCATATCGAACGCCAGAAGCAGCGGCTGCTGCGCAACACCGAGCAGTTCCTCGCCGGTCGCCCCGCCAACAACGTGCTGCTCACCGGCGCACGGGGCACCGGCAAGTCGTCGCTGATCAAGGCGCTGCTGGGGCAGTACGCGGCGCAGGGCCTGCGCGTGATCGAGGTCGACAAGGCGCAGCTGCCTGACCTCGCGCAGATCGTCGATGCCGTCGCGGCAAGACCGGAACGCTTCATCCTGTTCTGCGACGACCTGTCGTTCGAGGAAGGCGAAGACAGCTACAAGGCGCTGAAATCGGCGCTGGACGGCGGCCTCAGCCACCGTGCGGCCAACCTTTTGGTGTACGCCACCTCCAACCGCCGCCACCTGATGCCGGAAAAGGCCAGCGAGAACCGCGAAGGCTGGCTCAAGGACGGCGAGATCCACCCCGGTGAAACCACCGAGGAAAAAGTGTCGCTGTCCGACCGTTTCGGGCTGTGGTTGTCGTTCTACCCGTTCGACCAGGACGCCTATCTCGCCGCCGTGGCCGGCTGGCTGGCGCACTTCGGCCTCAAGCACGGCAAGCACAGCGAACGCGCCGCCCTGCAGTGGAGCCAGCTGCGAGGCAGCCGCTCCGGCCGGGTAGCATACCAGTTTGCCTGCGACTGGGCCGGACGCAGCAGCAAGGAGCGCCGCGCCGAGTGA
- the hda gene encoding DnaA regulatory inactivator Hda, translating to MLDQLVLDLSPTPLPGFDNFLAQRNSEIIAALTAEGGERFVYLWGEPGCGKTHLLQAWIAHAELLGRASIYLDAKHEQLPDFAREASFIAVDHVDELAPDDQIMLFSIYNSLKQSGEGRLLMAGHQPPMQAPVRDDLRTRLGWGLVFEVKALSDDDKLAALRHHAAERQLAIGDDVFRYLLTHWRRDLSSLIGMLDMLDRYSLAMRRPITVPLVKNVLQTAPTES from the coding sequence ATGTTGGATCAGCTCGTCCTCGACCTCAGCCCCACGCCCCTGCCCGGGTTTGACAACTTTCTTGCCCAGCGCAACAGCGAAATCATCGCCGCGCTGACCGCGGAAGGCGGGGAGCGCTTCGTCTACCTGTGGGGCGAACCCGGCTGCGGCAAGACCCACCTGCTGCAGGCGTGGATCGCCCACGCCGAACTGCTCGGCCGCGCCTCGATCTACCTCGATGCCAAGCACGAACAGCTGCCCGACTTCGCCCGCGAGGCCAGCTTCATCGCCGTCGACCATGTCGACGAACTGGCGCCGGACGACCAGATCATGCTGTTCTCGATCTACAACTCGCTGAAGCAAAGCGGCGAAGGCCGCCTGCTGATGGCCGGGCACCAGCCGCCGATGCAGGCACCGGTGCGCGACGACCTGCGCACCCGCCTCGGCTGGGGCCTGGTGTTCGAAGTCAAGGCGCTGTCCGACGACGACAAGCTGGCGGCGCTGCGCCACCACGCCGCCGAACGCCAGCTGGCCATCGGCGACGACGTGTTCCGCTACCTGCTCACCCACTGGCGCCGCGACCTGTCCAGCCTGATCGGTATGCTGGACATGCTCGACCGCTACTCGCTGGCCATGCGCCGCCCGATCACGGTGCCGCTGGTCAAGAACGTGTTACAAACCGCCCCCACCGAAAGCTGA
- a CDS encoding FAD-binding and (Fe-S)-binding domain-containing protein, translating into MLQGAYREFHQRILEVLPARRVFSDPLSTLAYGTDASCYRLTPKIVIKTEHEDEVRAILREAASLQLPVTFRAAGTSLSGQAVSDSILVVASHGWKGLQVLDDGAAIRLQPGVIGAEANAALLPYGRKIGPDPATINSAMIGGIVNNNSSGMCCGTAENSYQTLKSLRLLLADGTLLDSGDAASVAAFRVSHAGLLAQLAALRQRVLDDADLAAKIRRKYKMKNTTGYSLNALLDFADPLEMLTHLLVGSEGTLAFVSEVTYHSVVEHPHKASALVFYDSIKAACDAIAILAQHKDVVSSAELLDRASLKSVENKAGVPDFIKTLGPDAAAILMETRGASPEAIAANVAAISGFIQHIATATGIRFTSDVAEYTQYWNIRKGMFPSVGAMRAAETTVIIEDVAFPIEHLAEGTLKLQALFKQFHYDEAIIFGHALEGNLHFVFTPNFSGAEEIARYEAFIDAVCQLVAVEYEGALKAEHGTGRNMAPFVEMEWGPAAYRLMQEIKALFDPQGILNPDVIITRDKQLHIRDLKPIPATNPLIDKCIECGFCEVMCPSRAITLTPRQRIVANREMALLEKQGDSERLAEIQAAYQYAGDETCTTCGLCETACPVGINTGSLTSLIREAQLSDIGWATANTLADNFATAASGAKLGLKALDTLHAVAGDAATGAIMRGLRKVVGRKIPRWTPYFPRAAGKLQLTSGQAGSARKVVYLPSCLTRTFVPSAKAPDARPLNEVVASVLNKAGYQLLYPDNLANLCCGTPFKSKGATEAAQKKINEVEAALLAASDNGRWPVLIDNGVCTAALLDGVQDPRLRIVDVTTFVQEEAAQYLQFSPQDETVALHVVCSMRKKGQSATLNALARRCAKTVIEPAGITCCGFAGDKGFSHPELNESALSGLKQQVSGCCGGFSTSATCEIGLSSHSGIPYQHLMVLVDSAAQPLR; encoded by the coding sequence ATGCTGCAAGGTGCCTATCGCGAATTCCATCAACGCATCCTGGAAGTGCTGCCCGCGCGCCGGGTGTTCAGCGACCCGCTGTCGACGCTGGCCTACGGCACCGATGCCTCCTGTTACCGGCTGACGCCCAAGATCGTCATCAAGACTGAGCACGAGGACGAGGTGCGCGCCATCCTGCGCGAGGCCGCCAGCCTGCAGCTGCCGGTCACCTTCCGCGCCGCCGGCACCTCGCTGTCCGGCCAGGCGGTGAGCGATTCGATCCTGGTGGTGGCCAGCCACGGCTGGAAAGGCCTGCAGGTGCTGGATGACGGCGCCGCCATCCGCCTGCAACCGGGGGTGATCGGTGCCGAGGCCAATGCCGCGCTGCTGCCGTACGGCCGCAAGATCGGCCCCGATCCGGCCACCATCAATTCCGCCATGATCGGCGGCATCGTCAACAACAACTCCAGCGGCATGTGCTGCGGCACCGCCGAGAACAGCTACCAGACGCTGAAATCGCTGCGCCTGCTGTTGGCCGACGGCACGCTGCTGGACAGCGGTGACGCCGCCAGCGTGGCGGCGTTCCGCGTCAGCCACGCCGGCCTACTGGCACAGTTGGCCGCGCTGCGCCAGCGCGTGCTGGACGATGCCGATCTGGCCGCCAAGATCCGCCGCAAGTACAAGATGAAGAACACCACCGGCTACAGCCTGAACGCACTGCTGGATTTTGCCGACCCACTGGAGATGCTGACGCACCTGCTGGTGGGCAGCGAAGGCACGCTGGCGTTCGTGTCCGAGGTCACCTACCACAGCGTGGTGGAGCACCCGCACAAGGCGTCGGCGCTGGTGTTCTACGACAGCATCAAGGCCGCCTGCGACGCGATTGCCATCCTGGCGCAGCACAAGGACGTGGTGTCGTCGGCCGAGCTGCTGGACCGCGCCAGCCTGAAATCGGTGGAGAACAAGGCCGGGGTGCCGGACTTCATCAAGACGCTGGGGCCGGACGCCGCCGCCATCCTGATGGAAACCCGTGGCGCCAGCCCGGAGGCGATTGCGGCCAACGTGGCGGCCATCAGCGGCTTTATCCAGCACATCGCCACCGCAACCGGCATCCGCTTCACCAGCGACGTGGCCGAGTACACCCAGTACTGGAACATCCGCAAGGGCATGTTCCCCAGCGTCGGCGCCATGCGCGCGGCGGAAACCACAGTAATCATTGAGGACGTGGCCTTCCCGATCGAGCATCTGGCCGAGGGCACGCTGAAGCTGCAGGCGCTGTTCAAGCAGTTCCACTACGACGAGGCGATCATTTTCGGCCACGCGCTGGAAGGCAACCTGCACTTCGTGTTTACCCCCAACTTCAGCGGCGCGGAGGAAATCGCCCGTTATGAGGCGTTTATCGACGCGGTGTGCCAGCTGGTGGCGGTGGAGTACGAAGGTGCGCTGAAGGCCGAGCATGGCACCGGCCGCAATATGGCGCCGTTCGTGGAAATGGAATGGGGCCCGGCCGCCTATCGCCTGATGCAGGAGATCAAGGCGCTGTTCGACCCGCAGGGCATCCTCAACCCGGACGTGATCATCACCCGTGACAAACAGCTACATATCCGCGACCTGAAGCCGATCCCGGCGACCAATCCGCTGATCGACAAGTGCATCGAGTGCGGCTTCTGCGAGGTGATGTGCCCCAGCCGCGCCATCACCCTCACCCCGCGCCAGCGCATCGTCGCCAACCGCGAGATGGCGCTGCTGGAAAAACAGGGCGACAGCGAGCGGCTGGCCGAGATCCAGGCCGCCTACCAGTACGCCGGCGATGAAACCTGTACCACCTGCGGCCTGTGCGAAACCGCCTGCCCGGTGGGCATCAACACCGGCAGCCTGACCAGCCTGATTCGCGAGGCGCAGCTCTCCGACATCGGCTGGGCCACCGCCAACACCCTGGCCGACAACTTCGCCACCGCCGCCAGCGGCGCCAAGCTGGGGCTGAAGGCGCTGGACACCCTGCACGCGGTGGCCGGCGATGCCGCCACCGGCGCCATCATGCGCGGCCTGCGCAAGGTGGTTGGCCGCAAGATTCCGCGCTGGACGCCGTACTTCCCGCGCGCCGCCGGCAAGCTGCAGCTGACCAGCGGCCAGGCCGGCAGCGCACGCAAGGTGGTGTACCTGCCGTCCTGCCTGACCCGCACCTTCGTGCCGTCCGCCAAGGCGCCGGATGCGCGGCCGCTGAACGAAGTGGTGGCCTCGGTGCTAAACAAGGCCGGCTATCAGCTGCTGTACCCGGACAACCTGGCCAATCTGTGCTGCGGCACGCCGTTCAAGTCCAAAGGTGCCACCGAGGCGGCGCAGAAGAAAATCAACGAAGTGGAGGCCGCGCTGCTGGCCGCCAGCGACAATGGTCGCTGGCCGGTGCTGATCGACAACGGCGTGTGCACTGCGGCGCTGCTGGACGGCGTGCAGGACCCGCGGCTGCGCATTGTGGATGTGACGACGTTTGTACAAGAGGAAGCGGCGCAGTACCTGCAGTTCAGCCCGCAGGACGAGACCGTGGCGCTGCACGTGGTGTGCTCGATGCGCAAGAAAGGCCAGTCCGCCACCCTCAACGCGCTGGCACGCCGCTGCGCCAAGACGGTGATCGAGCCGGCCGGCATCACCTGCTGCGGCTTTGCCGGCGACAAGGGTTTTTCGCACCCGGAGCTGAACGAGAGCGCGCTGAGCGGGCTGAAACAACAGGTTTCCGGCTGCTGCGGCGGCTTCTCCACCAGCGCCACCTGCGAGATCGGCCTGTCCAGCCACAGCGGCATCCCCTACCAGCACCTGATGGTGCTGGTGGATAGCGCGGCGCAGCCGCTGCGCTAA
- the motA gene encoding flagellar motor stator protein MotA, with the protein MNVIVGYVITLGCIFGAYIVHGGNMTVIIKALPTEMLAILGGAIGAFVVSNQGKTLKAVKAALPGAFKGSKYTKARYMELLSLLYEIMVKIRKEGLMAIENDVEHPHDSPLFSKYPNIANDHHVIEFLTDYLRIMVSGNLNAFEIENLMDNEIETHHHEAAMPASAVTKLGDALPAFGIVAAVLGVVNTMGSVGQPPAILGGMIGSALVGTFLGILLAYGVVSPLGSLLEQKVEDSTKEFQCIKTTLLASLQGYAPQSAIEFGRKVLYSTERPSFNELEQHVKGAK; encoded by the coding sequence ATGAATGTCATCGTTGGTTATGTGATCACGCTGGGCTGTATCTTCGGCGCCTACATCGTGCACGGCGGGAACATGACGGTCATCATCAAGGCGCTGCCTACCGAGATGCTGGCGATTCTGGGCGGCGCCATCGGCGCCTTCGTGGTCAGCAACCAGGGCAAGACGTTGAAAGCGGTCAAGGCCGCGCTGCCGGGCGCGTTCAAGGGCTCCAAGTACACCAAGGCGCGCTACATGGAGCTGCTGTCGCTGCTGTACGAGATCATGGTCAAGATCCGCAAGGAGGGCCTGATGGCGATCGAGAACGACGTCGAACACCCGCACGACAGCCCGCTGTTCAGCAAGTATCCGAATATCGCCAACGACCACCACGTGATCGAATTCCTGACCGATTACCTGCGCATCATGGTGTCCGGCAACCTCAACGCCTTCGAGATCGAGAACCTGATGGACAACGAGATCGAGACCCACCACCACGAGGCGGCGATGCCGGCCTCGGCGGTGACCAAGCTGGGCGATGCGCTGCCGGCCTTCGGTATCGTGGCGGCGGTGCTGGGCGTGGTCAACACCATGGGCTCGGTCGGCCAGCCGCCAGCCATTCTCGGTGGAATGATCGGCAGTGCGCTGGTCGGTACCTTCCTCGGCATTCTGCTGGCCTACGGCGTGGTGTCGCCGCTGGGCTCGCTGCTGGAACAGAAGGTCGAGGACAGCACCAAGGAATTCCAGTGCATCAAGACCACGCTGCTGGCCAGCCTGCAAGGCTATGCGCCGCAAAGCGCGATCGAATTCGGCCGCAAGGTGCTGTACTCCACCGAACGCCCGTCGTTCAACGAGCTGGAGCAGCACGTCAAAGGCGCCAAATGA
- a CDS encoding AI-2E family transporter produces MMERSRTNYLPWLIVTITLAGAVWLLDRLSAVLTPFVTAVVLAYILDPAVDYLQKHGLSRILSLVCVMFAGFFAILALLLIVIPMLVSQGHALVERLPAVVDFIQQQALPWLNQLLGTKLSLDTQSWRNALSSNTGNLRQLLAKLAPQLGYGGALLLSMLANLSLLPVLLFYFLHDWDQMVVRVGTLVPRRWAPAVGRIARELDEVLGQFLRGQLSVMLLMAIIYGGGLALVGLESGLAIGIIAGLLVFIPYVGAFLGLLLATLAAVLQYNGFNGLVLVWSVFVVGQTLESFLITPYLVGERIGLSPVTVIFALMAFGELMGFVGVLLALPLAAISVVLARYLVQRYFNSGFYQRKIDS; encoded by the coding sequence CTGATGGAACGCTCCCGCACAAACTATCTTCCGTGGTTGATTGTCACTATCACCCTCGCCGGCGCGGTATGGCTGCTTGACCGGCTGTCCGCGGTGCTGACCCCGTTTGTCACCGCCGTCGTGCTCGCCTACATCCTCGACCCGGCCGTCGATTACCTGCAAAAACACGGTTTATCACGCATCTTGTCGCTTGTTTGCGTGATGTTTGCCGGATTTTTCGCCATCCTCGCGCTACTGCTGATCGTGATCCCGATGCTGGTCAGCCAGGGCCATGCACTGGTGGAAAGGCTGCCGGCGGTGGTGGATTTCATCCAACAGCAGGCGCTGCCGTGGCTGAACCAGCTGCTCGGCACCAAGCTGAGCCTGGACACGCAAAGCTGGCGCAACGCGCTGAGCAGCAACACCGGCAACCTGCGCCAGTTGCTGGCCAAGCTGGCGCCGCAGCTGGGTTACGGCGGCGCGCTGCTGCTGAGCATGCTGGCCAACCTCAGCCTGCTGCCGGTACTGCTGTTCTACTTCCTGCACGACTGGGACCAGATGGTGGTGCGCGTCGGCACGCTGGTGCCGCGGCGCTGGGCGCCGGCGGTTGGCCGCATCGCCCGCGAGCTGGACGAAGTGCTGGGCCAGTTCCTGCGCGGCCAGCTGTCGGTGATGCTGCTGATGGCCATCATCTACGGCGGCGGCCTGGCGCTGGTGGGGCTGGAGTCCGGCCTTGCCATCGGCATCATCGCCGGCCTGCTGGTGTTCATCCCCTACGTCGGCGCCTTTCTTGGCCTGCTGCTGGCGACGCTGGCCGCCGTCCTGCAGTACAACGGCTTCAACGGCCTCGTGCTGGTGTGGAGCGTGTTCGTGGTCGGCCAGACGCTGGAAAGCTTCCTGATCACGCCCTACCTGGTGGGCGAACGCATCGGCCTGTCGCCGGTGACGGTGATCTTCGCGCTGATGGCGTTCGGCGAGCTGATGGGCTTCGTCGGCGTGCTGCTGGCACTGCCGCTGGCGGCCATCAGCGTGGTGCTGGCGCGTTATCTGGTGCAGCGTTATTTCAACAGCGGCTTTTATCAGCGTAAAATCGATTCCTGA